A stretch of Neisseria subflava DNA encodes these proteins:
- a CDS encoding HNH endonuclease: MSDIVIFKNMPNDDEFIEWIENNQNGFVLNINKGKTKPIYPMLHKASSGCGSFPTEKKGENWTTKGSDYFKVCSNSRERLRKWSWNEYDRENRCKACFKKELDEENTAWLTEEPNFYTTSIPHLGKNIAELENRLASETSPEKQTELKSLIKVRRGQNQFRQDVFKLYPSCPLTGLDIESLLIASHIKPWSKCNNEERLDPFNGLMLAPNIDRLFDKGLITFDPDGMIKISPKIDPGNQKRLGISPDMKLKIRPKSKKYFEYHRNHVFQKEE; this comes from the coding sequence ATGTCTGACATAGTAATTTTTAAAAACATGCCGAATGATGATGAATTTATTGAATGGATTGAGAACAACCAAAATGGTTTTGTACTAAACATAAACAAAGGTAAAACCAAACCTATATACCCTATGTTGCACAAAGCTAGTAGTGGTTGTGGCAGCTTTCCAACTGAAAAAAAAGGCGAAAATTGGACAACAAAAGGTTCAGATTATTTTAAAGTTTGTTCCAACTCCCGAGAGAGACTCAGAAAATGGAGTTGGAATGAATATGATAGAGAAAATAGATGTAAAGCTTGTTTTAAAAAGGAATTAGACGAAGAAAATACAGCTTGGCTAACTGAAGAACCAAATTTTTACACAACTTCTATCCCACACTTAGGAAAAAATATAGCTGAACTCGAAAACCGTTTAGCCTCCGAAACTAGCCCAGAAAAGCAAACCGAACTAAAAAGCTTAATAAAAGTCCGCAGAGGGCAAAATCAATTCCGGCAAGACGTATTCAAACTATATCCGAGCTGTCCACTGACAGGTCTAGATATCGAGTCTTTACTCATTGCCAGCCATATCAAACCTTGGAGCAAGTGCAATAATGAAGAGCGGTTAGATCCCTTCAATGGTCTGATGCTCGCACCCAATATAGACAGATTATTCGATAAAGGACTGATTACGTTTGATCCCGACGGTATGATAAAAATCAGTCCAAAAATCGATCCGGGAAATCAAAAGCGGCTTGGAATTTCTCCCGATATGAAATTGAAAATTCGACCGAAAAGCAAAAAATATTTCGAGTATCACCGCAACCATGTCTTCCAAAAAGAAGAATGA
- the rep gene encoding DNA helicase Rep: MKLNPQQQAAVKYLGGPLLVLAGAGSGKTGVITQKIKHLIVNVGYLPHTVAAITFTNKAATEMQERVSKMLPKSQTRGLTICTFHSLGMKILREEANQIGYKKNFSILDSTDSAKIIGELLGGTGKEAIFKAQHQISLWKNDLKTPEDVVQTASNVWEQQTARVYASYQETLQSYQAVDFDDLIRLPAVLLQQNSEVRNKWQRRLRYLLVDECQDTNTCQFTLMKLLTGAEGMFTAVGDDDQSIYAWRGANMENLRKMQEDYPQMKVIKLEQNYRSTARILKIANKVIENNPKLFTKKLWSQFGEGEIVKVVACQSEQHEADWVVSQIVKQKLVGGDKTQYADFAVLYRGNHQARIFEEALRNARVPYQLSGGQSFFDKAEIKDVLSYLRLLANPNDDPAFLRAVTTPKRGIGDVTLGKLNTYAHEHECSLYEAAQTEEALALLNHTNRQHLQAFMDMIENYRAKAETSEAGELIHNLLKEIDYENHLLANEEGKAGEIKWRNVTDLTGWLERKGEQDGKNIIELAQTIALMTLLEGKSEEEVDAVKLSTLHASKGLEYPYVFLVGCEEGILPHNDSIEEDNVEEERRLMYVGITRAKRQLTLTHCLKRKKQGTWQFPEPSRFINEMPQEDIKILGRKGGEPIVSKEEGKSNLAGLLDMLGNKRKG; this comes from the coding sequence ATGAAACTCAACCCCCAACAACAAGCCGCGGTCAAATATCTAGGCGGCCCCCTGCTCGTCCTTGCCGGTGCAGGCAGCGGCAAAACCGGCGTGATTACGCAAAAAATCAAGCATTTGATTGTCAATGTCGGCTATCTGCCGCATACCGTCGCCGCGATTACCTTCACCAATAAAGCCGCCACGGAAATGCAGGAGCGCGTCTCCAAAATGCTGCCCAAGTCGCAAACGCGCGGGCTGACGATTTGCACCTTTCACTCTTTGGGCATGAAGATTCTGCGCGAAGAGGCAAATCAAATCGGTTACAAAAAAAACTTTTCCATTCTCGACTCTACCGACAGCGCCAAAATCATCGGCGAGCTCTTGGGCGGTACGGGCAAAGAAGCCATATTCAAAGCGCAGCATCAAATTTCCCTTTGGAAAAACGATTTAAAAACGCCTGAAGATGTCGTTCAGACGGCCTCTAATGTGTGGGAACAGCAAACAGCGCGCGTGTATGCGAGCTATCAGGAAACCCTGCAAAGCTATCAGGCGGTGGACTTTGACGACTTAATCCGCCTGCCTGCCGTGCTGTTGCAGCAAAACAGCGAAGTGCGCAACAAATGGCAGCGGCGGCTGCGTTATCTGCTGGTTGACGAATGTCAGGACACCAATACCTGCCAATTTACGCTGATGAAGCTTCTGACTGGCGCGGAAGGCATGTTTACCGCCGTCGGCGACGACGACCAGTCCATCTACGCATGGCGCGGCGCGAACATGGAAAACCTGCGTAAAATGCAGGAAGACTATCCGCAGATGAAAGTCATCAAACTGGAGCAAAACTACCGCTCCACCGCGCGGATTCTCAAAATCGCCAACAAAGTCATTGAAAACAACCCCAAACTCTTTACCAAAAAACTTTGGTCGCAGTTCGGCGAAGGAGAAATCGTTAAAGTCGTTGCCTGTCAAAGCGAGCAGCACGAAGCCGACTGGGTTGTCAGCCAAATCGTCAAGCAGAAGCTGGTCGGCGGCGACAAAACCCAATACGCCGATTTTGCCGTGTTATACCGCGGCAACCATCAGGCGCGGATTTTTGAGGAAGCCTTGCGCAACGCACGCGTTCCCTACCAACTCTCCGGCGGACAGAGTTTTTTTGACAAAGCCGAAATCAAAGACGTTTTGTCCTACTTGCGCCTACTTGCCAACCCCAACGACGATCCCGCCTTCCTGCGCGCCGTAACCACGCCCAAACGCGGCATCGGCGACGTAACGCTCGGCAAACTCAACACCTACGCGCACGAACACGAATGCAGCCTATATGAAGCCGCGCAAACCGAAGAAGCGCTTGCCCTATTGAACCATACCAACCGCCAACACCTGCAAGCCTTCATGGATATGATTGAAAACTACCGTGCCAAAGCCGAAACCAGCGAAGCAGGTGAGCTTATTCATAACCTGCTGAAAGAAATCGACTACGAAAACCACCTGTTGGCTAACGAAGAAGGCAAAGCAGGCGAAATCAAATGGCGTAACGTTACCGACCTGACCGGCTGGCTGGAACGCAAAGGCGAGCAGGATGGCAAAAATATCATCGAGCTTGCCCAAACCATCGCCCTGATGACGCTTTTGGAGGGTAAAAGCGAAGAAGAAGTCGATGCCGTCAAACTCTCTACCCTGCACGCTTCCAAAGGTTTGGAATACCCCTATGTTTTCCTTGTCGGTTGCGAAGAAGGTATCTTGCCGCACAACGACAGCATCGAAGAAGACAATGTCGAAGAAGAACGCCGTCTGATGTACGTCGGCATTACCCGCGCCAAACGCCAACTTACACTGACCCACTGCCTCAAACGTAAAAAACAAGGCACATGGCAATTCCCCGAACCGAGCCGTTTCATAAACGAAATGCCGCAGGAAGACATCAAAATCCTAGGCCGCAAAGGCGGCGAGCCGATTGTGAGCAAGGAAGAAGGAAAAAGCAATCTGGCAGGATTACTGGATATGTTGGGAAACAAAAGAAAAGGATAA
- a CDS encoding vWA domain-containing protein: MPRFFLKTVSILTLVALTACSGPLDHSDSSTENLHDAPDSALPAAAVAEENLSLAENTERYQEQPDQPVKSVAQEPISTFSIDVDTGSYANVRRFLNNGEQPPKDAVRIEEIINYFPYNYPLPTDGRPFAVHTETIDSPWQPEAKLIKIGIQAQDTAKKDLPPANLVFLVDVSGSMDEENKLPLVQKTLRILTQQLRPQDKVTLITYSSGEELVLPPTSGSDKETILKAIDKLEAEGSTSGESALRMAYEQAQKAFVPNGINRILLATDGDFNVGVSDTETLKSMVAEKRKTGVSLSTLGFGTDNYNEDMMEQIADAGDGNYSYIDNEKEAKKVLQQQLTSTLATVAQDVKIQVEFNPATVKEYRLVGYTNRTLRNEDFNNDKVDAGDIGSGHSVTAIYEIIPAGKNGWLNESRYQKAPAVKGSKNEYAFVKVRYKLPGEKDSKLMEQAIPVGSKPLDQADKDTLLALAAASYAQALRGGEYNGKLGWSDIEKMVQKVQGDDPFELKSEFLQLVRIAAGSEKKSGPLVKE; the protein is encoded by the coding sequence ATGCCCCGTTTCTTCCTGAAAACCGTTTCCATACTCACTTTAGTAGCTTTGACAGCGTGTTCCGGTCCACTCGACCACTCAGACTCGTCAACCGAAAATCTTCATGATGCACCGGACTCAGCATTGCCTGCTGCTGCCGTTGCTGAAGAAAATCTGTCTCTTGCAGAAAACACTGAACGCTACCAAGAACAACCCGACCAACCGGTCAAATCCGTTGCCCAAGAGCCTATTTCTACATTCAGCATCGATGTCGATACCGGCAGCTACGCCAACGTCCGCCGATTTCTGAACAATGGAGAACAGCCGCCTAAAGATGCTGTACGGATTGAGGAAATCATCAATTACTTCCCTTATAACTATCCACTGCCTACTGACGGCCGTCCATTTGCCGTTCATACCGAAACCATTGATTCTCCATGGCAACCGGAAGCCAAGCTGATCAAAATCGGTATCCAAGCACAAGACACGGCAAAGAAAGACCTGCCGCCTGCCAATCTTGTGTTCCTCGTGGACGTATCCGGCAGTATGGATGAAGAAAATAAACTTCCGTTGGTTCAAAAAACGCTGCGGATCTTGACCCAACAATTACGTCCTCAGGACAAAGTTACCCTGATTACCTATTCATCAGGCGAAGAGCTGGTGCTTCCACCCACATCAGGTTCAGATAAAGAAACCATCCTAAAGGCCATCGACAAACTGGAGGCCGAAGGCTCGACCTCGGGCGAATCCGCTTTACGCATGGCCTACGAGCAAGCGCAAAAAGCCTTTGTACCCAACGGCATCAACCGTATCCTGCTGGCGACCGATGGCGACTTTAACGTTGGCGTATCTGATACTGAAACCCTCAAATCCATGGTTGCCGAAAAACGTAAAACAGGTGTTTCACTCAGCACGCTAGGATTCGGTACGGACAATTACAACGAAGACATGATGGAACAAATTGCCGATGCAGGCGACGGTAATTACAGCTATATCGACAATGAAAAAGAAGCGAAAAAAGTTCTGCAGCAACAACTGACTTCCACGCTTGCCACCGTTGCGCAAGATGTCAAAATCCAAGTCGAATTCAATCCTGCCACTGTCAAAGAATACCGCCTGGTCGGCTACACCAACCGCACCCTGCGCAATGAAGACTTCAACAACGACAAAGTAGATGCGGGCGATATCGGCTCAGGCCACAGCGTGACCGCCATCTATGAAATCATTCCGGCAGGCAAAAACGGCTGGCTGAACGAATCACGCTATCAAAAAGCCCCTGCCGTCAAAGGCAGTAAAAACGAATACGCCTTTGTCAAAGTCCGCTACAAACTGCCTGGGGAAAAAGACAGCAAGCTGATGGAACAAGCAATTCCTGTTGGCAGCAAACCACTTGACCAAGCCGATAAAGACACCCTGCTTGCCCTTGCCGCAGCCTCTTACGCGCAAGCCCTGCGTGGCGGCGAATACAACGGCAAACTGGGTTGGAGCGACATTGAAAAAATGGTACAGAAAGTCCAAGGCGATGATCCGTTTGAGCTGAAATCGGAATTTCTCCAATTGGTACGCATTGCCGCCGGTAGCGAAAAGAAATCAGGCCCTTTAGTTAAAGAATAA
- the gloB gene encoding hydroxyacylglutathione hydrolase: MKITPIQALNDNYIWMIQEGNHAACVDPSDATPVLKFLVHNRLMLAQTWITHPHPDHTGGAKSLFHGFLESPIYGESDIDVATHTVTAGTQFPFGEGLITVWATPGHTDRHISYLLENSDGLHVFCGDTLFSAGCGRVFTGTIEQLYDSFHRFNQLPEETLFYPAHEYTASNLRFAQHIEPDNADIQTALAAAEHTPTLPVSLAHERKVNPFFRVHLPQVRARAEELSGRKLNSELEVFAALRELKNQF, translated from the coding sequence ATGAAAATCACGCCAATCCAAGCCCTAAACGACAACTACATCTGGATGATTCAAGAAGGCAACCATGCCGCCTGCGTCGATCCGTCCGATGCCACACCCGTTTTGAAATTTCTCGTCCACAACCGCCTGATGCTGGCGCAAACATGGATTACCCATCCGCACCCCGACCATACCGGTGGCGCAAAAAGCCTGTTCCACGGCTTTTTGGAATCCCCAATCTATGGCGAAAGCGACATCGACGTGGCGACGCATACCGTTACCGCAGGTACGCAGTTCCCGTTTGGCGAAGGCTTGATCACCGTTTGGGCAACCCCCGGCCATACCGACCGCCATATCAGCTATCTGCTGGAAAATTCAGACGGCCTGCACGTTTTCTGCGGCGATACCTTGTTCTCCGCCGGTTGCGGCCGCGTATTTACAGGCACAATCGAGCAGCTTTACGACAGCTTCCACCGATTCAACCAGTTGCCCGAGGAAACGCTGTTTTATCCGGCGCACGAATACACCGCCTCCAATCTGCGCTTTGCCCAGCATATCGAGCCGGACAATGCCGACATTCAGACGGCCTTGGCCGCAGCCGAACACACGCCGACACTGCCTGTCAGCCTGGCGCACGAACGCAAAGTTAATCCGTTTTTCCGCGTACACCTGCCCCAAGTTCGGGCACGCGCCGAAGAATTGAGCGGACGAAAATTAAACAGCGAACTCGAAGTCTTCGCCGCTTTGCGTGAATTGAAAAATCAATTTTGA
- the guaA gene encoding glutamine-hydrolyzing GMP synthase has translation MTQDKILILDFGSQVTQLIARRVREAHVYCELHSFDMPLEEIKAFNPKGIILSGGPNSVYESDYQADTGIFDLGIPVLGICYGMQFMAHHLGGEVTPGNQREFGYAQVKTIDSELTRGIQDDAPNTLDVWMSHGDKVSKLPTGFSVIGDTPSCPIAMMENAEKQFYGIQFHPEVTHTKQGRALLNRFVLDICGAQPSWTMPNYIEEAVAKIREQVGNDEVILGLSGGVDSSVAAALIHRAIGDQLTCVFVDHGLLRLNEGKMVMDMFARNLGVRVIHVDAEEQFLAKLAGVTDPEKKRKIIGAEFIEVFDAEEKKLTNAKWLAQGTIYPDVIESAGAKTKKAHAIKSHHNVGGLPENMKLKLLEPLRDLFKDEVRELGVALGLPREMVYRHPFPGPGLGVRILGEVKKEYADLLRQADDIFIQELRNTTDENGTSWYDLTSQAFAVFLPVKSVGVMGDGRTYDYVVALRAVITSDFMTAHWAELPYSLLGRVSNRIINEVKGINRVVYDVSGKPPATIEWE, from the coding sequence ATGACCCAAGACAAAATCCTTATTCTCGACTTCGGCTCGCAAGTTACCCAGCTGATCGCCCGCCGCGTGCGCGAAGCCCACGTTTATTGCGAACTGCATTCTTTCGACATGCCTTTGGAAGAAATCAAAGCCTTCAACCCGAAAGGCATCATCCTCTCCGGCGGCCCTAATTCCGTTTACGAATCCGATTATCAAGCCGATACCGGTATTTTTGATTTGGGCATTCCGGTCTTGGGCATCTGCTACGGCATGCAATTTATGGCGCACCACTTGGGCGGCGAAGTTACCCCGGGTAACCAACGCGAATTCGGTTATGCGCAAGTTAAAACCATCGATAGCGAGCTGACACGCGGCATTCAAGATGATGCTCCAAACACGCTCGACGTATGGATGAGCCATGGCGATAAAGTTTCCAAACTGCCTACCGGCTTCTCTGTCATCGGCGACACCCCGTCTTGCCCGATTGCCATGATGGAAAACGCTGAGAAACAATTCTACGGCATCCAATTCCACCCTGAAGTGACCCATACCAAACAAGGCCGCGCGTTGTTGAACCGCTTTGTCTTGGATATTTGCGGCGCACAACCCAGCTGGACCATGCCGAACTACATCGAAGAAGCCGTTGCCAAGATCCGCGAACAAGTCGGCAACGATGAAGTGATTTTAGGTTTGTCCGGCGGCGTGGACTCTTCCGTAGCGGCCGCGCTGATTCACCGTGCCATCGGCGACCAACTGACCTGCGTGTTTGTTGACCACGGTCTGTTGCGTTTGAACGAAGGCAAAATGGTGATGGACATGTTTGCCCGCAACTTGGGCGTACGCGTGATTCACGTTGATGCCGAAGAGCAGTTTTTGGCGAAACTTGCCGGCGTGACCGACCCAGAGAAAAAACGCAAAATCATCGGTGCGGAATTTATTGAAGTATTTGATGCTGAAGAGAAAAAACTCACCAACGCCAAATGGTTGGCGCAAGGTACGATTTACCCTGACGTAATCGAATCTGCAGGCGCAAAAACCAAAAAAGCCCACGCCATCAAATCCCACCACAACGTCGGCGGCCTGCCTGAAAACATGAAGCTCAAGCTGCTTGAGCCTTTGCGTGATTTGTTCAAAGACGAAGTGCGCGAATTGGGCGTCGCTTTGGGTCTGCCGCGTGAAATGGTGTACCGTCATCCGTTCCCGGGTCCCGGTTTGGGAGTGCGTATCTTGGGCGAAGTGAAAAAAGAATACGCCGACTTGCTCCGTCAAGCAGACGATATTTTCATTCAAGAATTGCGCAATACTACCGATGAAAACGGCACATCTTGGTACGACCTGACCAGCCAAGCCTTTGCCGTATTCCTGCCTGTGAAATCCGTCGGCGTGATGGGCGACGGCCGCACATACGATTACGTCGTTGCCTTGCGTGCCGTGATTACCAGCGACTTTATGACTGCGCACTGGGCAGAGCTGCCATACTCGCTGCTCGGCCGCGTGTCCAACCGCATCATTAACGAAGTCAAAGGCATCAACCGCGTGGTTTACGATGTCAGTGGCAAACCGCCTGCCACGATTGAATGGGAATAA
- the dut gene encoding dUTP diphosphatase has product MQTEVELKILNPKMADSLPAYATPGSAGLDLRACLDEAVVLQPGDVYLVPTGLAVHLANPAYAAVLLPRSGLGHKHGIVLGNLVGLIDSDYQGELKVSLWNRGKEAFTIEPMERIAQMVIVPVVQAAFKVVDEFAASERGEGGFGSTGKA; this is encoded by the coding sequence ATGCAAACCGAAGTCGAACTGAAAATCTTAAATCCGAAAATGGCCGATTCCCTGCCTGCTTATGCAACGCCCGGTTCTGCCGGTTTGGACTTGCGTGCCTGCTTGGATGAAGCTGTTGTATTGCAGCCGGGCGATGTATATCTCGTTCCGACCGGTTTGGCGGTGCATTTGGCCAACCCTGCTTACGCCGCCGTTTTGTTGCCGCGTTCCGGCTTGGGTCATAAACACGGTATTGTTTTGGGTAATTTGGTCGGTTTGATTGACTCGGATTATCAAGGCGAATTGAAGGTTTCTTTGTGGAACCGTGGTAAAGAAGCGTTTACCATCGAGCCGATGGAGCGTATCGCGCAAATGGTGATTGTGCCGGTTGTCCAAGCCGCGTTTAAAGTCGTGGATGAGTTTGCCGCTAGCGAGCGCGGTGAAGGCGGATTCGGCAGCACCGGCAAAGCCTGA
- a CDS encoding winged helix-turn-helix transcriptional regulator, which produces MSETEHAHGSCCPVVNTLDIIGGKWKVLILYYLNEETRRFNELQRLLAGITQRMLTLQLRELENDGIVHREVYPQVPPKVEYSLTEFGRTLMPVIEAMHRWGEQYAAECVKHKKQP; this is translated from the coding sequence ATGTCGGAAACAGAACACGCACACGGCTCTTGCTGTCCGGTTGTCAATACTTTGGATATTATCGGCGGTAAATGGAAGGTATTGATTTTATATTATTTAAATGAAGAAACCCGTCGCTTCAATGAGTTACAGCGTTTGTTGGCAGGTATTACCCAGCGGATGCTGACGCTGCAGCTGCGCGAATTGGAAAACGACGGTATCGTTCATCGGGAAGTGTATCCGCAGGTACCGCCGAAGGTAGAATATTCGTTGACTGAGTTTGGACGGACGCTGATGCCTGTGATCGAAGCCATGCACCGTTGGGGCGAACAATATGCTGCGGAATGTGTGAAACATAAAAAGCAGCCGTAG
- a CDS encoding pseudouridine synthase has product MSKQPSSKRQWRDGVSSTAKKPSKPAKSFANKKRPDDERKTSGKPYNQKVSDGPKAQNTAPKQRAAKAKKLVVRNPNQKIMEHARDLKERRSDLSRFEPERLQKVLAASGVGSRREMEEWISNGWVTVNGRVAQLGEKVTPDDHVTVKGSIIKLKWADRLPRIILYYKQEGEIVSRDDPQGRVSIFDRLPQAASSRWVAIGRLDINTSGLLILTTSGELVQRFAHPSFEVEREYAVRVLGELTTEQMRVLTEEGVMLEDGLAKVERIYEQGGEGANKWYNVVIKEGRNREVRRIFESQGLTVSRLVRVGFGPIGLPNRLKRGQFYELNPAEVANIIKWADMLLPGERRRKKS; this is encoded by the coding sequence ATGTCCAAACAGCCTTCCAGCAAACGCCAATGGCGCGACGGCGTATCGTCTACCGCCAAAAAACCTTCCAAACCGGCCAAATCCTTTGCCAATAAAAAACGTCCCGACGACGAACGCAAAACATCAGGTAAACCTTACAACCAAAAAGTTTCAGACGGCCCTAAAGCTCAAAATACCGCGCCTAAACAACGTGCTGCCAAAGCCAAAAAACTGGTTGTCCGCAACCCCAACCAAAAAATTATGGAGCATGCCCGCGATTTGAAAGAACGCCGCAGCGACCTTTCACGCTTCGAGCCCGAACGCCTGCAAAAAGTCCTGGCCGCTTCCGGCGTCGGCTCACGTCGCGAAATGGAAGAATGGATCAGCAACGGCTGGGTAACGGTCAACGGCCGCGTAGCGCAACTGGGCGAAAAAGTTACGCCCGACGACCACGTTACCGTCAAAGGCAGCATCATCAAACTCAAATGGGCCGACCGCCTGCCACGCATCATCCTCTACTACAAACAAGAAGGCGAAATCGTTTCCCGCGACGACCCGCAAGGCCGCGTCAGCATTTTCGACCGCCTGCCGCAAGCAGCCAGCAGCCGCTGGGTAGCCATCGGCCGTTTGGACATCAATACCAGCGGCCTCTTGATTCTGACCACTTCAGGCGAACTTGTTCAACGCTTTGCCCACCCCAGCTTTGAAGTCGAACGCGAATACGCCGTGCGCGTATTGGGCGAGTTGACCACCGAACAAATGCGCGTCCTGACCGAAGAAGGGGTGATGCTCGAAGACGGTTTGGCAAAAGTCGAACGTATCTACGAACAAGGCGGCGAAGGCGCGAACAAATGGTACAACGTCGTCATCAAAGAAGGCCGCAACCGCGAAGTACGCCGCATTTTTGAAAGCCAAGGCCTGACCGTCAGCCGCCTCGTCCGCGTAGGCTTCGGCCCTATCGGCCTGCCCAACCGCCTCAAACGCGGCCAGTTCTACGAACTCAATCCGGCAGAAGTCGCCAACATCATCAAATGGGCAGATATGTTGCTACCTGGCGAACGTCGCCGCAAGAAAAGTTAA
- the pdxH gene encoding pyridoxamine 5'-phosphate oxidase, whose protein sequence is MDLHNIREDYSKRELSEAECHADPIVQFEQWLNEAIHAEVNEPTAVNVAAVGEDGRPNSRMVLLKEVNPKGFVFFTNYHSRKGRSYTAHPFAAMTFFWPELERQVRVEGRIEKLDAAASDEYFESRPYTSRIGAWASAQSEVISSKAVLVTKAAAVGVKHPLHVPRPPHWGGYLVIPDRIEFWQGRPSRLHDRIQYRLVDGNWIRERLSP, encoded by the coding sequence ATGGATCTGCACAATATCCGCGAAGATTACAGCAAACGCGAGCTGTCGGAAGCCGAATGCCACGCCGACCCTATTGTCCAATTCGAGCAATGGCTGAACGAAGCGATTCACGCCGAAGTCAACGAGCCGACCGCGGTCAACGTTGCCGCCGTAGGCGAAGACGGCAGGCCCAACAGCCGCATGGTGCTATTGAAAGAAGTCAACCCCAAAGGCTTTGTTTTCTTTACCAATTACCACAGCCGCAAAGGCCGCTCCTATACGGCACACCCTTTTGCCGCCATGACCTTTTTCTGGCCGGAACTCGAACGCCAAGTGCGTGTTGAAGGACGCATTGAAAAACTCGACGCCGCCGCTTCGGACGAATATTTTGAAAGCCGCCCGTATACCAGCCGTATCGGTGCATGGGCAAGCGCACAAAGCGAAGTGATTTCCAGCAAAGCCGTATTGGTGACCAAGGCCGCGGCCGTCGGTGTCAAACATCCCCTGCATGTTCCCCGCCCGCCGCATTGGGGCGGATACCTCGTTATTCCCGACCGCATTGAATTCTGGCAAGGCCGACCCAGCCGCCTGCACGACCGCATTCAATACCGCCTGGTTGACGGCAACTGGATACGTGAACGCCTTTCGCCATAA
- a CDS encoding pirin family protein: MRNIKQIYRADSQHWVGNGFLVQPLFSHMADDRGTNPFLMLDYAAPYEFAPNETHNPRGVGQHPHKGFETVTIAYHGEVAHRDSSGGGGIIYEGDVQWMTAGSGIIHEEFHSENFSKKGGLFEMVQLWVNLPAKDKNTPPRYQHLAKANIPVVEFPDEAGYLRLIAGEHNGVKGAADTFTEMNVWDIVLHADKEAELEVPDNHNLSMVILRGAVTFNGKEQATAGELVNFEQTGGKVRVKAGSEEVKILLLSGVPIDEPVVGYGPFVMNTAEEIRQAISDFKSGKFGHID; encoded by the coding sequence ATGCGCAACATCAAACAAATCTACCGAGCCGACAGCCAACACTGGGTAGGCAACGGATTCCTCGTGCAACCTTTGTTCTCCCACATGGCTGACGACCGCGGCACCAATCCATTCCTGATGCTGGACTATGCCGCACCGTATGAGTTTGCACCCAACGAAACGCACAACCCCCGCGGTGTCGGACAGCATCCGCACAAAGGCTTTGAAACCGTTACCATCGCCTACCACGGCGAAGTGGCACACCGCGACTCCAGCGGCGGTGGTGGCATTATTTACGAAGGCGACGTGCAATGGATGACTGCAGGTTCAGGGATTATTCATGAAGAATTCCACTCTGAAAACTTCAGCAAAAAAGGCGGACTCTTTGAAATGGTGCAACTCTGGGTCAACCTGCCGGCTAAAGACAAAAACACCCCACCACGCTATCAACATCTTGCCAAAGCGAATATTCCCGTCGTCGAATTTCCCGACGAAGCCGGCTATTTACGCCTGATTGCGGGCGAACATAACGGCGTAAAAGGTGCGGCAGATACGTTTACTGAAATGAATGTTTGGGATATTGTGCTTCATGCCGATAAAGAAGCCGAATTGGAAGTACCCGACAATCACAATCTATCTATGGTTATCCTGCGCGGAGCAGTTACGTTTAATGGCAAAGAACAGGCGACAGCCGGAGAATTGGTCAATTTTGAGCAAACCGGTGGTAAAGTGCGCGTGAAAGCCGGTAGCGAAGAAGTCAAAATTTTGCTGCTTTCCGGTGTTCCAATTGATGAACCCGTAGTCGGTTACGGCCCATTTGTGATGAATACTGCCGAAGAAATCCGACAAGCCATCAGCGATTTCAAAAGTGGCAAATTCGGCCATATTGATTAA